From a region of the Methylocystis hirsuta genome:
- a CDS encoding respiratory chain complex I subunit 1 family protein, translating into MTLLFNLMAQSLQMLLVLALAPLLIGFVRKLKARLLRRKGPPIIQPWLDLIRLLRKEVVLAENASWLYRSAPYMIFAMIWVAASLVPTFATGLTFSWSADLIAIIALLGSARFFLALAGMDIGTSFGGIGSSREAMFGSLAEPATIMIVFTVSFVAGTTQLSEIAAYMVANMELRASVGMALVALLIVAIAENGRIPVDNPATHLELTMVHEAMVLEYSGRYLALIELASALKLLLYISLIACVFFPVGLASHDAGAEAMMIGLCAYVLKLAIGGGALALFETTTAKMRIFRVPDFLGAGLMLGLLATLLVFVTRSL; encoded by the coding sequence ATGACGCTTCTTTTCAACCTCATGGCGCAGAGCCTCCAAATGCTTTTGGTGCTTGCGCTGGCGCCGCTGCTCATCGGCTTTGTTCGAAAGCTGAAGGCGCGCCTCTTGCGCCGCAAGGGACCGCCGATCATTCAACCCTGGCTCGATCTCATTCGGCTGCTGCGCAAGGAGGTCGTCCTCGCGGAAAACGCCTCGTGGCTGTATCGCTCGGCGCCGTATATGATCTTTGCGATGATCTGGGTCGCCGCATCGCTGGTGCCGACATTCGCCACGGGACTGACGTTCAGCTGGTCGGCCGATCTCATCGCCATCATCGCCCTGCTCGGCAGCGCCCGTTTCTTCCTTGCGCTCGCGGGCATGGACATTGGAACGAGTTTCGGCGGCATCGGCTCGAGTCGCGAGGCGATGTTCGGCTCGCTGGCCGAGCCGGCGACGATCATGATCGTCTTCACCGTCTCCTTCGTCGCCGGAACGACGCAGCTCTCTGAGATCGCGGCCTACATGGTCGCGAATATGGAATTGCGCGCCTCCGTCGGAATGGCGCTCGTCGCTCTCCTCATCGTCGCCATCGCAGAAAATGGACGGATTCCCGTCGACAATCCGGCGACCCATCTTGAGCTGACGATGGTGCATGAGGCGATGGTTCTCGAATATTCCGGGCGCTATCTCGCGCTCATCGAACTCGCCTCGGCGCTCAAGCTGCTCCTTTATATCTCGCTCATCGCCTGCGTCTTTTTCCCCGTAGGGCTCGCGTCGCATGATGCGGGCGCGGAAGCGATGATGATCGGACTTTGCGCTTACGTGCTGAAGCTGGCGATCGGCGGCGGCGCGCTCGCGCTGTTTGAGACGACCACAGCCAAGATGCGCATCTTCCGCGTTCCCGACTTTCTCGGCGCGGGGCTGATGCTTGGCCTCCTCGCGACGCTGCTCGTTTTCGTGACACGGAGCCTCTGA
- the hyfB gene encoding hydrogenase 4 subunit B: MPLYLALTCVSALLAVSVYAIVDRRNHDVSRNVYRLCIGLCGVLFLAAVMPRGAHVVSTALPLGLPWIGMHFRIDVLSAFFLAVVNLGGVAASAYAVGYGAHEKEPMRVLPFYPAFLAGMNLVVLADDAFTFLVFWEFMSLTSWALVLTHHHEEDNRRAGFVYLLMASFGGFALLMAFGVLGGVGGAYDFSSIRESTKAGWTSGLVLALALVGMGSKAGLAPLHIWLPLAHPAAPSHVSALMSGVMTKVAVYGFIRVVFDLLGPPAFWWSVEPMTFGAASALIGVLFATIQSDLKKLLAYSTIENIGIIFIALGLALAFKANGMALPAALAFTAALFHVFNHSLFKSLLFFGAGAVLHGSGERSIERLGGLIHSMPKTAFLFLGGCVAIAALPPLNGFVSEWLVFQAILLSPSLPQWTVKLLVPAVGVALALSAALGAGCYIRAYGVAFLGRPRSEAARAAHDPDRWSLATMAVLLTLCLMAGLLPSLLIDTISPVAKDFVGGRMPTQAELSWLSIAPIAESRSSYNGLLVFVFILFSAYSARWVIHKFGTARLRRAPAWDCGYIEKSPMTQYTGSSFAQPIRRTLGVIAFSVRERLDMPAPGETRAARLSVEIKDRIFDYLYAPLTRAVESCATGLNILSLLTIQEFLALVFAALVFLLVLVAI; encoded by the coding sequence ATGCCGCTCTACCTGGCGCTGACCTGTGTCAGCGCCCTGCTCGCCGTCAGCGTCTACGCCATCGTCGACAGGCGGAACCACGACGTCAGCCGAAATGTCTACCGCCTTTGCATCGGCCTCTGCGGCGTCCTCTTCCTCGCGGCGGTCATGCCAAGGGGCGCTCATGTCGTTTCGACGGCTTTGCCGCTCGGACTGCCGTGGATCGGCATGCATTTTCGCATCGACGTCCTGAGCGCTTTTTTTCTCGCCGTCGTCAATCTCGGCGGCGTGGCGGCGAGCGCTTATGCGGTCGGCTATGGCGCGCATGAGAAAGAGCCGATGCGCGTGCTGCCGTTCTATCCGGCTTTTCTCGCTGGCATGAACCTCGTCGTGCTGGCCGACGACGCCTTCACCTTTCTCGTCTTCTGGGAGTTCATGTCGCTTACTTCATGGGCGCTCGTGCTGACGCACCATCATGAGGAGGACAACAGGCGCGCCGGTTTCGTCTATTTGTTGATGGCGAGCTTCGGCGGTTTCGCGCTGCTGATGGCGTTCGGCGTTCTCGGAGGCGTCGGCGGCGCCTATGATTTCTCCTCGATTCGCGAGTCGACCAAGGCAGGATGGACGTCGGGCCTCGTCCTGGCCCTCGCGTTAGTCGGAATGGGGTCGAAAGCCGGACTCGCGCCCCTGCATATCTGGCTGCCGCTCGCGCATCCCGCGGCGCCGAGCCACGTCTCGGCGCTGATGAGCGGCGTCATGACGAAAGTCGCCGTCTACGGCTTCATTCGGGTCGTGTTCGATTTGCTCGGGCCGCCGGCCTTCTGGTGGTCGGTCGAGCCGATGACCTTTGGCGCAGCGAGCGCCCTCATCGGCGTTCTCTTCGCGACGATACAGAGCGATCTGAAGAAGCTGCTCGCTTACAGCACCATCGAAAACATCGGCATCATCTTCATCGCGCTCGGTCTTGCCTTGGCGTTCAAGGCCAATGGCATGGCGCTGCCGGCCGCGCTCGCCTTCACGGCGGCGCTGTTTCACGTTTTCAATCATTCGCTGTTCAAGAGCCTCCTGTTTTTTGGCGCCGGCGCGGTATTGCACGGTAGCGGCGAAAGAAGCATCGAGCGCCTCGGCGGTCTTATTCACTCCATGCCGAAAACGGCGTTCCTTTTTCTCGGCGGCTGCGTCGCCATCGCGGCCCTGCCGCCGCTGAACGGCTTCGTCTCGGAATGGCTGGTCTTCCAGGCGATCCTGCTGAGCCCTTCGCTGCCGCAATGGACCGTGAAGCTCCTCGTTCCGGCGGTCGGCGTGGCGCTGGCGCTGAGCGCGGCGCTCGGCGCGGGCTGTTACATACGCGCTTATGGCGTCGCTTTTCTGGGGCGTCCCCGCAGCGAAGCGGCGCGCGCCGCGCACGACCCGGATCGCTGGTCGCTCGCGACGATGGCGGTTTTGCTGACGCTGTGCCTCATGGCCGGTCTGCTGCCGAGCCTCCTCATCGACACGATCTCGCCCGTGGCGAAAGATTTTGTCGGCGGCCGCATGCCGACGCAGGCTGAACTCTCCTGGCTCTCGATCGCGCCGATCGCCGAAAGCCGCAGCTCCTATAATGGGCTTCTGGTCTTCGTGTTCATTCTCTTCTCCGCCTATTCGGCGAGATGGGTCATCCACAAATTTGGCACGGCGCGGTTGCGGCGCGCGCCGGCCTGGGACTGCGGCTACATCGAAAAAAGCCCCATGACGCAATACACCGGCAGCAGCTTCGCGCAGCCGATCCGGCGCACCCTCGGCGTCATCGCCTTTTCGGTGCGGGAGCGCCTCGACATGCCGGCGCCGGGCGAGACGCGGGCCGCGCGCTTGAGCGTCGAAATCAAGGATCGAATCTTCGACTATCTCTATGCGCCCCTCACGCGGGCGGTGGAGTCCTGCGCCACCGGGCTGAACATCCTCAGTCTCCTGACGATCCAGGAATTTCTCGCGCTGGTTTTCGCGGCGCTCGTTTTCCTCCTGGTCCTGGTGGCGATATGA
- a CDS encoding SulP family inorganic anion transporter: MDENRANFTGMFPTRFTPKTGLAGLAENWRADALSGFLVFLIALPLCLGISMASGFPPQAGIITAVVGGLLVSRINGSFVTITGPAAGLIVVILDSVQALGDGDAKAGYHYTLAAIVCASVIQMLMGVMKAGKMSAFFPSSAVHGMLAAIGIIIMAKQIHVMLGVKPDAQTLFETIGAIPASLRDMNPEVAIIGVIGLLILIAWSLAKSRRLKMIPAPLVVVIIGMALAQYYDLDDEHIYLFLPDYPFLPHHEFTIGPKFLVSIPQNFLSSFAFPDFSLIGSSMFWQQVFAICLVGSLESLLSSAAVDKLDPYKRASDLNRDLAAVGFGNIICGLIGGMPMIAEIVRSSANVNNGARTGWANFFHGLFLLTFVALFPRVIHEIPLASLAALLVFTGYRLASPLEFKKTLAIGWDQLTVFVITIVGVLATDLLIGVAIGIAAEFLFHFWRSVNWAQVFKLHRDVVESAPGVYHVRIGGAAFFANYLALKGDLAKLPRGKTVIFDLSESWCVDHTVMENLHDYCEDYEANGGHAEIRGLDQHVATSKHPLAPRKRSV, from the coding sequence GTGGATGAGAATCGCGCAAATTTCACAGGGATGTTTCCAACCCGGTTCACGCCGAAGACCGGCCTCGCCGGATTGGCCGAAAATTGGCGCGCCGACGCTCTGTCCGGTTTTCTGGTCTTTCTTATCGCGCTGCCGCTATGCCTTGGCATTTCGATGGCGTCGGGTTTTCCGCCCCAGGCGGGCATCATCACCGCCGTCGTCGGCGGCCTGCTGGTGTCACGAATCAATGGCTCCTTCGTCACCATCACCGGCCCGGCGGCGGGCCTCATCGTGGTCATTCTGGACTCGGTGCAGGCGCTCGGCGACGGCGACGCCAAAGCCGGCTACCACTACACCTTGGCGGCGATTGTATGCGCCAGCGTCATTCAGATGCTGATGGGCGTCATGAAAGCCGGCAAGATGAGCGCCTTCTTTCCGTCCTCGGCCGTGCATGGCATGTTGGCGGCGATCGGCATCATCATTATGGCCAAGCAGATTCACGTCATGCTCGGCGTGAAGCCGGACGCGCAGACGCTGTTTGAGACGATTGGCGCAATCCCCGCTAGCCTGCGCGACATGAATCCGGAGGTCGCCATTATTGGCGTCATTGGGCTTTTGATCCTGATCGCCTGGTCGCTGGCGAAGAGTCGCCGACTAAAAATGATCCCGGCGCCGCTCGTCGTCGTCATCATCGGCATGGCGCTCGCGCAATATTATGATCTCGACGATGAACATATCTATCTCTTCCTGCCGGACTATCCGTTTCTGCCGCATCACGAATTCACGATCGGTCCGAAATTCCTTGTCTCCATTCCGCAGAACTTCCTGTCCAGCTTCGCCTTCCCGGATTTCTCGCTGATCGGCTCCAGCATGTTCTGGCAGCAAGTCTTCGCCATCTGTCTCGTTGGCAGCCTGGAAAGCCTGCTCAGCTCGGCGGCGGTCGATAAGCTAGATCCCTATAAGCGCGCCTCAGATCTCAACCGCGACCTCGCGGCGGTCGGCTTCGGCAATATTATATGCGGCCTGATTGGCGGTATGCCGATGATCGCAGAAATCGTCCGCAGCTCGGCCAATGTGAATAATGGCGCGCGCACGGGGTGGGCGAATTTCTTCCACGGATTGTTCCTGCTGACCTTCGTCGCGCTTTTCCCGAGGGTCATTCACGAGATCCCGCTTGCTTCGCTCGCGGCGCTGCTGGTGTTCACCGGCTACCGACTTGCGTCGCCGCTCGAGTTCAAGAAGACGCTGGCGATCGGCTGGGACCAGCTCACCGTTTTCGTGATTACGATTGTCGGCGTGCTGGCGACCGATCTGTTGATCGGCGTCGCCATCGGCATCGCCGCCGAGTTCCTGTTCCACTTCTGGCGCAGCGTTAATTGGGCACAGGTGTTTAAGCTGCATCGCGACGTTGTGGAGAGCGCGCCCGGCGTCTACCATGTCAGGATCGGCGGCGCGGCCTTTTTCGCCAACTACCTCGCGCTCAAGGGCGATCTCGCCAAGCTCCCAAGGGGCAAGACGGTCATCTTTGATCTTTCAGAGTCCTGGTGCGTCGATCATACGGTGATGGAAAACCTCCATGACTATTGCGAGGACTATGAAGCAAACGGCGGCCACGCGGAGATTCGCGGACTTGATCAACACGTCGCGACGTCAAAGCATCCCCTCGCCCCGCGCAAGCGCAGCGTCTAG
- a CDS encoding response regulator: MTPPISILIVEDDAEIGEFISLYLAAHDIETKVAANAQAMDAAFSSGAYDLLILDLNLPGEDGLSICRRVRSERRIPIIILTAQSEDIDKILGLELGADDYIVKPFNSRELLARIRAVLRRTETPNAVDGRAVGQAYLFSGWRVDVLAREVVAPCGIKVAMTGAEFDLLHALCENPHRVLTREQLINMTHGPTTGPFERSIDVLISRLRQKIETDPKKPAFIQTVRSEGYIFSTHVARA, from the coding sequence TTGACCCCTCCTATTTCAATTCTGATCGTCGAGGACGACGCCGAAATCGGCGAGTTCATCTCCCTCTATCTCGCGGCGCACGATATCGAGACGAAGGTGGCCGCAAACGCCCAGGCAATGGACGCTGCGTTCAGCTCCGGAGCCTATGACCTGCTGATCCTCGATCTTAATCTTCCCGGCGAAGACGGCTTGTCGATCTGCCGGCGGGTGCGATCCGAGAGACGCATCCCTATAATCATACTAACGGCGCAGTCGGAGGACATCGACAAGATATTGGGTCTGGAGCTCGGGGCCGACGATTACATCGTCAAGCCTTTCAATTCGCGCGAACTGCTGGCGCGCATCCGCGCCGTGCTGAGGCGAACGGAAACCCCGAACGCCGTCGACGGGCGCGCCGTAGGGCAAGCGTATCTTTTCTCGGGCTGGCGCGTCGATGTGCTGGCGCGAGAGGTCGTCGCGCCGTGCGGCATAAAGGTGGCGATGACCGGCGCAGAATTCGATCTGCTGCATGCTTTGTGCGAAAATCCCCATCGGGTGTTGACGCGCGAGCAGCTGATCAACATGACGCATGGCCCGACAACGGGACCCTTTGAACGGAGCATCGACGTGCTGATCAGCCGGCTTCGACAAAAGATAGAAACCGACCCAAAAAAGCCTGCGTTCATCCAGACGGTTCGCTCCGAGGGCTATATTTTCTCCACTCACGTGGCGCGCGCATGA
- a CDS encoding ATP-binding protein encodes MNPARLPWRFRLNKLAVQITLLIFVSIVAFQTIVIGMFHVFGRRHIVDQGDFIASIILALDVAPLSERANVISALSHAVPYASIEIQESRPAAATSSTGGGDLAFENEIRHIDSLLWGGADVFEVESSAPGDYGVLAVELHKGGYATVSIAEHQKSPGSIWRWLWQHADDEPFILTQGARTALSFIIFTAIFVFWALNAIMAPLRRLAKYAEQIPNDVDTKAQLPERGPQEVRELTRSLNRMQARISKMIAARAHVLAAVSHDLRTIITRLKLKTEFVSDQNLQQRMMRDVDLMDAMLFKNLQYLRAEGDDKSDCSLVDLDSVLQTVADEFCDLGHHVTYHGGGRQMVFGSLCDVQRIFTNLVENATHHAKTVDIYIADGPGGLIEVDVVDDGPGMSADGKNTAFEPFVRGQPGRTLDEHSGFGLGLSIVRSLVENHGGSVSLLDREPSGLIARVCLPRAVEGDDKLFPTDSRAAPTLF; translated from the coding sequence ATGAACCCTGCTCGCCTTCCCTGGCGTTTCCGGCTCAACAAACTGGCCGTGCAAATCACGCTGCTGATTTTCGTGTCGATCGTGGCGTTCCAGACCATCGTCATCGGCATGTTTCATGTGTTCGGCAGGCGGCACATCGTCGACCAGGGCGACTTCATCGCGAGCATAATCCTCGCTTTGGACGTCGCCCCGCTCTCGGAGAGAGCCAATGTCATTTCAGCGCTCTCTCACGCCGTTCCCTACGCCAGTATCGAGATCCAGGAGTCGCGCCCTGCGGCGGCCACGTCTTCGACGGGCGGCGGCGATCTCGCCTTTGAAAACGAAATTCGCCACATCGACTCGCTGTTGTGGGGCGGCGCAGACGTGTTCGAGGTCGAAAGTTCAGCGCCCGGAGATTACGGCGTGCTCGCCGTCGAATTGCATAAGGGCGGCTATGCGACGGTCTCAATCGCCGAGCATCAAAAATCTCCCGGTTCGATATGGCGATGGCTTTGGCAGCATGCCGATGACGAACCGTTCATCCTGACTCAGGGCGCGCGAACGGCCCTGTCCTTCATCATATTCACTGCGATCTTCGTGTTCTGGGCGCTGAACGCGATCATGGCGCCGCTGCGACGACTGGCAAAATATGCTGAGCAGATTCCGAACGATGTCGATACGAAAGCGCAGCTCCCGGAGCGAGGTCCCCAGGAAGTTCGCGAATTGACCCGCTCGCTCAATCGCATGCAGGCGCGCATCAGCAAGATGATCGCCGCGCGCGCCCATGTGCTGGCGGCCGTCAGCCATGACTTGCGAACGATTATCACGCGCTTGAAATTAAAAACTGAGTTCGTGTCAGATCAAAACCTTCAGCAGCGGATGATGCGCGACGTCGATCTCATGGACGCAATGCTGTTCAAGAATCTGCAGTATTTGCGCGCCGAGGGAGACGACAAATCCGACTGTTCCCTGGTCGATCTCGACAGCGTTCTACAAACTGTCGCCGACGAGTTCTGCGACCTCGGGCATCATGTGACCTACCATGGCGGCGGGCGCCAAATGGTCTTCGGATCGCTTTGCGACGTGCAGCGCATTTTCACCAATCTCGTCGAAAACGCGACGCATCACGCGAAGACCGTGGACATCTACATCGCGGATGGCCCCGGAGGGCTCATCGAGGTCGACGTCGTCGACGACGGACCGGGAATGTCAGCGGACGGCAAGAACACTGCATTCGAGCCCTTCGTTCGCGGTCAGCCGGGACGAACGCTTGACGAGCACAGCGGTTTTGGACTCGGCCTATCGATTGTGCGCTCGCTCGTCGAGAACCACGGCGGATCCGTGTCGCTGCTCGATCGCGAGCCCAGCGGGCTGATCGCGCGTGTCTGTCTGCCCCGCGCAGTCGAAGGGGACGATAAGCTGTTTCCGACGGACTCCAGGGCGGCGCCGACGCTCTTCTGA
- a CDS encoding Lrp/AsnC family transcriptional regulator, giving the protein MDDLDHRLIALLRTDARASLSQLAKALGVSRGTVQNRLDKLIASDVILGFTVRLKNPAASDRIRAIMMVEVSGKNSRRVAQALRGLPQIHTLYSTNGPFDLIAEIECANLEEFDRVLSGVRMIEGIARSETSLLLAPA; this is encoded by the coding sequence ATGGACGATCTCGACCACCGACTGATCGCGCTGCTGCGGACCGACGCGCGCGCCTCTTTGTCCCAGCTCGCCAAGGCGCTCGGCGTCTCGCGCGGGACGGTCCAGAACCGCCTCGACAAGCTGATCGCGTCCGATGTGATCCTGGGCTTTACGGTTCGCCTGAAAAATCCCGCCGCATCCGATCGGATCCGGGCGATCATGATGGTCGAAGTCTCCGGCAAGAATTCCCGTCGCGTCGCTCAGGCGCTGCGCGGACTCCCGCAGATCCACACGCTTTACAGCACCAACGGGCCTTTCGACCTCATCGCGGAAATCGAGTGCGCCAATCTCGAGGAATTCGATCGGGTGCTGTCGGGCGTGAGGATGATCGAGGGGATCGCCAGGAGCGAGACGAGCCTGCTGCTTGCGCCCGCATGA
- a CDS encoding ornithine cyclodeaminase: protein MVTFLSARDIARIVGEVGARRFWLRLVDDLRHDFMRWDAFETSPRYASHSPRGVIELMPTSDGEAFAFKFVNGHPGNTQFNLQTVVAFGALADVETGYPTLIADMTLATAFRTGATSALAAAHLARPDSKTMALIGLGAQSEFQACAFQAVLGVDRLRVFDVDLDAVEKFERNMADFGLTIIRCANARSAASGADIITTITADKKFATILADDMVGPGTHINAVGGDCPGKTELARELLLRSQIFVEYAPQTRREGEIQQLDPEHPVTELREILAGHRPGRTSKDAITIFDSVGFAIEDFSVLRLLRDLARETGVGRKIELIAEPADPKDLFSLLHPLDAEQEDAATRVRTEQPA from the coding sequence ATGGTGACGTTTCTGAGCGCGCGCGATATCGCCCGCATCGTTGGAGAAGTGGGCGCGCGACGCTTTTGGTTGCGGCTTGTCGACGATCTGCGTCACGATTTTATGCGCTGGGACGCGTTCGAGACGTCGCCGCGTTACGCGAGCCATTCGCCGCGCGGCGTCATCGAACTGATGCCGACGAGCGACGGCGAAGCTTTCGCCTTTAAATTCGTTAACGGTCATCCCGGCAACACGCAATTCAACCTGCAGACGGTCGTCGCCTTCGGCGCCCTCGCCGACGTCGAAACCGGCTATCCGACGCTCATCGCCGACATGACGCTCGCCACCGCCTTCCGAACCGGCGCCACGTCGGCTCTGGCGGCGGCGCATCTCGCGCGGCCCGACAGCAAGACGATGGCGCTGATCGGCCTTGGCGCCCAGTCGGAGTTTCAGGCGTGCGCCTTTCAGGCCGTTCTCGGCGTTGACCGGCTTCGGGTCTTCGATGTCGACCTTGACGCCGTCGAGAAGTTCGAGCGCAACATGGCCGACTTCGGCCTGACGATCATTCGGTGCGCAAACGCGCGCAGCGCCGCATCTGGCGCGGACATCATCACGACGATCACGGCGGATAAGAAATTCGCCACGATACTCGCCGACGACATGGTTGGGCCTGGAACCCATATCAATGCGGTCGGCGGCGACTGTCCGGGCAAAACCGAGCTTGCGCGCGAACTGCTGCTGCGCTCGCAGATTTTTGTCGAATATGCGCCGCAGACGCGCAGGGAGGGCGAAATTCAGCAACTCGACCCTGAGCATCCGGTGACAGAACTGCGGGAGATTCTTGCGGGTCATCGACCAGGGCGCACCTCCAAAGACGCGATCACCATCTTCGACAGCGTCGGTTTCGCCATCGAGGATTTTTCGGTGTTGCGCCTGTTGCGCGATCTTGCGCGGGAGACCGGCGTCGGCCGCAAGATCGAGCTGATCGCTGAACCCGCAGACCCGAAGGATCTGTTCTCACTGCTGCATCCGCTCGACGCGGAGCAGGAAGACGCCGCAACTCGCGTAAGGACGGAACAGCCCGCATGA
- a CDS encoding dimethylarginine dimethylaminohydrolase family protein, which yields MQESSLVSFDAEAAVLNDAPRSDARAAAPPRPAPARRALLMCAPDYFGVDYIINPWMENQIGQAALPRAQAQWENLRGKLAAHSDIAFVAPTPGLPDMVFTANAGLAIGEKAVVSRFHAKERRPEERLFCDWFEAQGYSIAPWPENVPFEGAGDALLDHARGIVWCGYGWRSGETAPKHLQKIFGLRAVALKLVDPRFYHLDTCFCPLSGGWLMYYPAAFDIASREAIRAIAPVEKRIEVGEKDALSFACNAVEVAGRVFLNDCSDDLRSRLIDAGFMPVVTPLSEFMKAGGAAKCLTLQLPGAASTVMPRE from the coding sequence ATGCAAGAGAGCTCGCTGGTGAGCTTCGACGCTGAAGCTGCTGTATTGAACGATGCGCCGCGAAGCGACGCGCGCGCGGCTGCGCCGCCACGGCCTGCGCCTGCGCGTCGTGCGCTACTGATGTGCGCGCCGGACTATTTCGGCGTCGACTACATCATCAACCCGTGGATGGAAAATCAGATCGGGCAAGCAGCGCTGCCGCGCGCGCAGGCGCAGTGGGAGAACTTGCGCGGCAAGCTGGCGGCGCATAGCGATATCGCCTTCGTCGCGCCGACGCCCGGCCTGCCGGACATGGTCTTCACCGCCAATGCGGGGCTAGCGATCGGCGAGAAGGCTGTCGTGAGCCGATTCCACGCCAAGGAGCGGCGGCCCGAGGAGCGTCTGTTTTGCGACTGGTTCGAAGCGCAAGGCTATTCGATCGCGCCCTGGCCGGAGAACGTTCCGTTTGAGGGCGCCGGCGACGCGCTTCTCGATCACGCGCGGGGCATTGTCTGGTGCGGATACGGCTGGCGCTCGGGCGAAACAGCCCCCAAGCATCTTCAAAAGATCTTCGGTCTGCGCGCCGTCGCGCTGAAGCTCGTCGATCCGCGCTTCTATCATCTCGACACCTGCTTCTGCCCGCTGAGCGGCGGCTGGCTGATGTATTACCCAGCGGCCTTTGACATCGCGTCGCGGGAAGCGATCCGCGCCATCGCGCCCGTGGAGAAGCGGATCGAAGTCGGCGAGAAAGACGCGCTCTCTTTCGCCTGCAACGCTGTCGAAGTCGCCGGGCGCGTTTTCCTCAACGACTGTTCCGACGATCTTCGTTCGCGCCTGATCGACGCGGGCTTCATGCCCGTCGTCACGCCGCTCTCGGAATTCATGAAGGCGGGCGGCGCCGCGAAATGTCTGACGCTGCAGTTGCCGGGCGCCGCGTCCACGGTCATGCCGCGGGAATAA
- a CDS encoding peroxiredoxin yields MLGIGDSIPPFVVTGVKPGFNEIEENGETAFETLCETSFPGMWKIIFFYPKDFTFVCPTEIAAFARLSNDFAERDAVVLGGSTDNEFVKLAWRRDHRDLKSLPIWQFADSRGDLIDGLGVRAPSGVAYRATFVVDPDNVIQHVYATNLDVGRAPDDTLRVLDALRTGALCPCSRPVGGETLIPAA; encoded by the coding sequence ATGTTGGGAATTGGGGACAGCATACCGCCTTTCGTTGTCACCGGCGTAAAGCCGGGATTCAACGAGATCGAAGAAAACGGCGAGACAGCCTTCGAAACGCTCTGCGAGACGAGCTTTCCAGGCATGTGGAAAATCATCTTCTTCTATCCGAAGGACTTTACTTTCGTTTGTCCGACGGAAATCGCGGCCTTCGCGCGCTTGTCGAACGATTTCGCCGAGCGCGACGCCGTCGTTCTCGGCGGCTCGACCGACAATGAATTCGTGAAGCTTGCTTGGCGGCGCGACCACCGCGACCTGAAGAGCTTGCCGATCTGGCAGTTCGCCGACTCGAGGGGCGATCTGATCGATGGCCTCGGCGTGCGCGCGCCTTCAGGCGTCGCCTATCGCGCCACCTTCGTCGTCGATCCCGACAATGTCATTCAACATGTCTATGCGACGAATCTCGACGTCGGCCGCGCGCCGGACGATACGCTGCGCGTGCTCGACGCCTTGCGGACCGGAGCGCTTTGCCCCTGTAGCCGGCCGGTCGGCGGAGAAACGCTTATTCCCGCGGCATGA
- a CDS encoding antibiotic biosynthesis monooxygenase family protein — protein MKYSAAGKKERAMFMASNQFKVVKGCEETFETAWRETSVRLREAAGLIGFQFHRGKECGPHVLYFSVTMWETEERFIDWRRAELYGPPSGDTVPRCASRLEEFDATVSRSNPQ, from the coding sequence AAAGAAGGAACGCGCGATGTTCATGGCCTCGAACCAGTTCAAGGTCGTCAAGGGCTGCGAAGAAACATTCGAAACGGCTTGGCGAGAGACAAGCGTCCGCCTGCGGGAAGCGGCCGGTCTCATCGGCTTTCAATTCCATAGGGGAAAGGAGTGCGGTCCGCACGTGCTCTATTTCTCGGTGACCATGTGGGAGACGGAAGAGCGCTTCATCGATTGGCGACGCGCCGAACTCTATGGCCCGCCAAGCGGCGACACTGTACCGCGCTGCGCCTCGAGGCTGGAGGAGTTCGACGCGACTGTCTCCAGAAGCAATCCGCAATAA